A part of Gossypium hirsutum isolate 1008001.06 chromosome A07, Gossypium_hirsutum_v2.1, whole genome shotgun sequence genomic DNA contains:
- the LOC107955250 gene encoding ER lumen protein-retaining receptor — translation MNIFRLAGDMTHLASVLVLLLKIHTIKSCAGISLKTQELYAIVFASRYLDIFTDFISLYNTLMKLIFLGSSFSIVWYMRSHNVVRRSYDKAQDTFRHYFILLPCLLLALFIHEKFTFKEVMWTFSLYLEAVAILPQLVLLQRTRNIDNLTGQYVFLLGAYRGLYILNWVYRYLTEPHYVHWIPWISGIVQTLLYADFFYYYFDSWKNNKKLQLPA, via the exons ATGAATATATTCAGATTAGCAGGTGATATGACTCACCTGGCCAGCGTTCTCGTCTTGCTCCTCAAGATCCACACAATCAAATCTTGCGCCG GTATTTCTTTGAAGACGCAAGAACTTTACGCCATCGTTTTTGCTAGCCGTTACTTGGACATTTTCACTGATTTTATATCTCTTTACAACACTTtgatgaaattaatatttttgggaaGCTCCTTTTCGATTGTTTGGTACATGCGTAGCCATAACGTTGTTCGGAGGTCTTACGATAAAGCCCAAGACACTTTCCGCCATTATTTTATTCTATTGCCTTGCCTACTCTTGGCGCTTTTCATTCATGAGAAATTCACCTTCAAGgag GTAATGTGGACTTTTTCGTTGTATCTAGAAGCTGTTGCCATACTTCCTCAGCTTGTACTCCTGCAAAGGACTAGAAACATTGACAATCTGACCGGCCAATATGTGTTTCTTCTTGG TGCATATCGAGGATTATACATTCTTAACTGGGTTTATCGATACTTAACTGAACCACACTATGTCCACTGGATAC CTTGGATTTCTGGGATCGTTCAGACACTCCTTTACGCAGACTTTTTCTACTATTACTTCGACAG CTGGAAGAACAACAAAAAGCTCCAGTTGCCAGCTTGA